In one window of Haloimpatiens sp. FM7315 DNA:
- a CDS encoding polysaccharide deacetylase family protein, with protein sequence MKKRRRKKSHLKKFVILSISLVLLLVFYKMLDFYNINCFQLAHKTESTKLAVQKKLNDNKVNSPNDDKLSVKNKVIDKKITKKTISSNTISTFKKDNSTNVEDLSNKKSETSLNVNTAAKKDAVNKSSISVNADEAFKKDGQKVAFLTFDDGPSKATTPIIINILKKYNVKATFFVLGQCVESNKDLLVNLYNDGHAIGNHSYTHNYNVVYKDVACFMYEFNKTRDLIKSTLKPLNPNYDLRLFRFPGGSFEKSKNPFKEKLKEENYRYIDWNALNGDAEGHNIPASKLLFRTKETVSGKDHVVILMHDASTKKSTVQALPSIIEYLKSQGYVFKTLQ encoded by the coding sequence ATGAAAAAAAGGCGCAGGAAGAAATCTCATTTAAAGAAATTTGTAATACTAAGTATCAGTTTAGTATTACTCCTAGTATTTTATAAAATGTTAGATTTTTATAATATTAATTGCTTTCAATTAGCTCACAAAACTGAAAGCACTAAATTAGCAGTCCAGAAAAAACTAAATGACAATAAAGTAAATTCTCCAAATGATGATAAACTTTCTGTCAAAAATAAAGTAATTGATAAAAAAATTACCAAAAAAACTATTTCTAGTAACACTATATCTACTTTTAAAAAAGATAATTCCACTAACGTAGAAGATTTGTCAAATAAAAAAAGCGAAACAAGTTTAAATGTAAATACTGCCGCTAAAAAAGATGCTGTAAACAAATCCTCTATAAGTGTAAATGCTGATGAAGCCTTCAAAAAAGATGGACAAAAGGTAGCATTTTTAACCTTTGATGATGGACCTAGCAAAGCAACAACTCCTATTATTATAAATATATTAAAAAAATACAATGTAAAAGCTACCTTTTTCGTATTAGGACAATGTGTAGAAAGCAATAAAGATTTATTAGTGAACTTATATAATGATGGCCATGCTATTGGAAATCACTCTTATACTCATAATTATAATGTAGTTTACAAAGACGTGGCTTGCTTCATGTATGAATTTAATAAGACTAGGGATTTGATTAAATCTACACTAAAGCCTTTAAATCCAAATTATGATTTAAGATTATTTAGATTTCCTGGTGGCTCCTTTGAAAAAAGCAAAAACCCTTTTAAAGAGAAGTTAAAGGAAGAAAATTATAGATATATAGATTGGAATGCACTGAATGGTGATGCTGAAGGCCATAATATACCAGCTTCTAAGCTACTTTTTAGAACAAAAGAAACGGTAAGTGGAAAAGATCACGTAGTAATATTAATGCACGATGCTTCAACTAAAAAATCCACTGTACAAGCATTACCTTCTATTATTGAATATTTAAAATCTCAAGGTTATGTATTTAAAACATTACAATAA
- a CDS encoding GerMN domain-containing protein yields MVYEGKGSEYASKEVYVDYINGNRIQLREETSGTVIGKVLEVKDGELRVVFTKPEFYYRDNLMDAIDSGKIEPSMFMNDVILKEPIKVGNKWSNYQGKTREITAIDKEVQIPIGKYKAVEVTTFDGDYKTRDYYVAELGHIKSEYDSKDMKVTTILSKIIHDKPVSQDVKFYYPKYYEESNTEGLVYKEEKTDFRTNMELKDIFEKNFKKKFEEDKNIMNVMSDNTSVNYIYLNDEEKKACIDFSIEFVKEMNAGTTKESLVLQAVTNSVGNYYGVNKVYISIDGRPYESGHIILTEKDYFQVDLKNCKKLE; encoded by the coding sequence ATGGTTTATGAAGGAAAGGGAAGCGAGTATGCTAGTAAAGAGGTTTATGTTGATTATATAAATGGAAATAGAATTCAGTTAAGAGAGGAAACTAGTGGAACGGTAATAGGAAAAGTTTTAGAGGTTAAAGATGGTGAACTTAGAGTGGTTTTTACTAAGCCAGAGTTTTATTATAGAGACAATTTGATGGATGCAATTGATAGTGGAAAAATTGAGCCATCCATGTTTATGAATGATGTCATTTTAAAAGAACCAATAAAGGTAGGAAATAAGTGGAGCAATTATCAAGGTAAAACAAGAGAAATTACGGCAATAGACAAAGAGGTCCAAATACCTATTGGCAAATACAAGGCCGTAGAAGTAACTACTTTTGATGGAGATTATAAAACTAGAGATTATTATGTAGCAGAACTTGGACATATAAAAAGTGAATATGATTCTAAGGATATGAAGGTAACTACGATTTTGTCAAAAATAATACATGATAAACCAGTGTCTCAGGATGTTAAGTTCTATTATCCAAAGTATTACGAAGAATCTAATACTGAAGGCTTGGTGTATAAGGAAGAAAAGACGGATTTTAGAACAAACATGGAGCTTAAAGATATTTTTGAAAAAAACTTTAAAAAGAAATTTGAAGAAGACAAAAATATTATGAATGTGATGAGTGATAATACTTCAGTAAATTATATATATTTAAATGATGAAGAAAAGAAGGCTTGTATAGATTTTTCTATAGAGTTTGTTAAGGAAATGAATGCAGGTACAACAAAAGAAAGTTTAGTTTTACAAGCAGTTACTAACTCCGTAGGTAATTATTATGGTGTAAATAAAGTATATATATCAATAGATGGAAGGCCCTATGAATCTGGCCATATAATTCTGACGGAAAAAGACTATTTTCAAGTAGATTTAAAAAATTGTAAAAAATTAGAATAA
- a CDS encoding Cof-type HAD-IIB family hydrolase, protein MCLYKYCVCDLDGTLLNSDHEITEENKKAIATLIKNNFKVVFATGRVDLMVRRYFKEIKVNMPVISCNGALIRNLHTNKILYSKNINLEIAKKILNYCLENNIHFLVYTPNSIFYSENNPRIDMLTSLKKDAGKEIEFYLKPSDDIHNHIEEIDVLKILMISDDSTIINNAFLEFKDNKDLTVVSSSKGLLDLMSSNINKGEALEILSKKMDIDLKKAIAFGDNYNDINMFEKVGFPIAVGNAEEPVKKKAKFVTLSNNESGVAYAIYEKILK, encoded by the coding sequence ATGTGCCTTTATAAATACTGTGTATGTGATTTAGATGGGACTCTTTTAAATTCAGATCATGAAATTACTGAAGAAAATAAAAAAGCAATTGCCACTCTTATAAAAAATAACTTTAAAGTTGTTTTTGCAACAGGTAGAGTCGACTTAATGGTTAGACGATATTTTAAAGAAATAAAGGTAAATATGCCCGTAATTTCATGTAACGGTGCCTTAATTAGAAATTTGCATACTAATAAAATACTATATTCTAAAAATATAAACCTTGAAATTGCAAAAAAGATATTAAATTATTGCCTGGAAAATAATATTCACTTTTTAGTGTATACTCCAAATTCCATTTTTTATTCAGAAAACAACCCACGTATTGATATGTTAACTTCCCTAAAAAAAGATGCTGGAAAAGAAATCGAATTTTATTTAAAGCCCTCAGATGATATACACAATCACATTGAAGAAATTGATGTTCTAAAAATTCTTATGATTTCAGATGATTCTACTATAATAAATAATGCTTTTTTAGAGTTTAAGGATAATAAAGATTTAACAGTAGTATCCTCATCAAAAGGACTATTAGATTTAATGTCTTCTAACATAAATAAAGGTGAGGCTCTAGAAATTCTATCTAAAAAAATGGATATAGATTTAAAAAAAGCCATTGCTTTCGGTGATAATTATAACGATATAAATATGTTTGAAAAAGTTGGATTTCCAATAGCCGTTGGGAATGCAGAAGAACCTGTAAAGAAAAAAGCAAAATTTGTTACCTTAAGTAATAACGAATCCGGTGTAGCTTATGCAATATATGAAAAAATTTTAAAATAA
- a CDS encoding PTS sugar transporter subunit IIB, protein MLKVLAACGNGMGSSQVIKMKITKIFKKFNIPADIHHMSVGEAKSAASSYDMVFVSEALKANFANAAKKTKVIGLKNLLSESEIESKIKEALELE, encoded by the coding sequence GTGTTAAAAGTATTAGCAGCTTGTGGAAATGGTATGGGATCAAGCCAAGTTATCAAAATGAAAATAACTAAAATATTTAAGAAGTTTAATATACCAGCGGATATACATCACATGAGTGTTGGCGAAGCAAAATCTGCAGCCTCATCTTATGATATGGTTTTTGTATCAGAGGCTTTAAAAGCCAACTTTGCAAATGCAGCAAAGAAAACAAAAGTTATAGGTTTAAAAAATTTATTATCAGAATCAGAAATTGAATCTAAAATAAAAGAAGCCTTAGAATTAGAATAA
- a CDS encoding PTS ascorbate transporter subunit IIC, with product MELFLQIFNVFSNNILTKPEFFVGLIVLVGYMLLKKPFHESFSGFVKATVGYMILNVGASGLVVTFRPILAGLNGRFHLNAAVIDPYFGLNAVNEALKTVGTTTSWTMVALLIGFSWNILLLLFRKLSKIRTLFITGHIMVQQATTATWLVFLALPTMRNITGAMLVGLLVGTYWAVFSNLTVEATEELTEGGGFAIGHQQMFGVWLTDKIAHKFGDKEKSLENVELPGWLSMFSDNVVATSTLMLLFFGVIMLILGEPYLREIDPQNFAKTLAFPTYIISKSFMFAVYMVILMTGVRMFVSELTESFRGISEKLLPGSMPAVDCAATYGFSSPNAVLYGFLFGALGQFIAVIGLLIFKSPIMIIPGFVPLFFDNATIAVFANKKGGARAATILPFLSGIIQVIGGAFAASYFGLYKFGGWHGNFDWDTLFPVIGVIMNKLAVPGLVVVIILMLLIPQIQYRKNKDKYFSVEGQ from the coding sequence ATGGAATTATTTTTACAGATATTTAATGTATTCTCTAATAACATATTAACAAAACCTGAATTTTTCGTAGGACTTATAGTACTAGTAGGTTATATGCTTCTTAAAAAGCCCTTTCATGAATCTTTTAGTGGTTTTGTAAAGGCAACCGTTGGATATATGATTCTTAACGTTGGTGCTAGTGGACTTGTTGTTACTTTTAGGCCTATACTTGCAGGATTAAATGGAAGATTTCATTTAAATGCTGCAGTTATTGACCCATATTTTGGACTTAATGCCGTTAATGAAGCTTTAAAAACCGTTGGAACTACAACCTCTTGGACTATGGTGGCTTTATTAATAGGTTTCTCTTGGAATATACTATTATTACTATTTAGAAAACTATCAAAAATCAGAACTTTGTTTATTACAGGACATATTATGGTTCAGCAAGCAACTACTGCTACATGGCTTGTATTCTTAGCTCTTCCAACTATGAGAAATATAACTGGAGCTATGCTAGTTGGTCTTCTTGTCGGAACTTACTGGGCAGTATTTTCTAACTTAACTGTAGAAGCTACTGAAGAACTTACTGAAGGCGGCGGATTTGCCATAGGACATCAGCAAATGTTTGGTGTTTGGTTAACAGATAAAATTGCTCACAAATTCGGTGATAAAGAAAAATCTCTTGAGAACGTAGAATTGCCTGGTTGGCTTTCAATGTTCAGCGATAACGTTGTAGCTACAAGTACATTAATGTTACTTTTCTTTGGTGTTATAATGCTTATACTTGGGGAACCTTACTTAAGAGAAATTGATCCTCAGAACTTTGCAAAAACTTTAGCCTTCCCAACATATATTATATCAAAATCCTTTATGTTTGCAGTTTATATGGTTATATTAATGACTGGTGTTAGAATGTTCGTATCAGAATTAACTGAATCCTTTAGAGGTATCTCTGAAAAACTACTTCCAGGTTCAATGCCTGCAGTAGATTGCGCAGCTACTTATGGATTTTCTTCACCTAACGCAGTGCTTTATGGTTTCTTATTTGGTGCTTTAGGACAGTTCATTGCTGTAATAGGACTTCTAATATTCAAATCTCCTATAATGATAATTCCTGGTTTCGTACCATTATTCTTTGATAACGCAACTATAGCAGTATTTGCAAACAAAAAAGGCGGAGCTAGAGCAGCTACTATCCTTCCATTCTTATCAGGAATAATACAAGTAATAGGTGGCGCCTTCGCAGCTTCATACTTTGGACTATATAAGTTCGGTGGATGGCACGGAAACTTCGACTGGGATACTCTATTCCCTGTAATTGGTGTAATAATGAATAAACTCGCAGTACCTGGTTTGGTAGTAGTAATAATCTTAATGTTATTAATACCTCAAATCCAATATCGCAAGAATAAAGATAAATATTTCTCAGTAGAAGGACAATAA